The proteins below come from a single Leptidea sinapis chromosome Z, ilLepSina1.1, whole genome shotgun sequence genomic window:
- the LOC126978412 gene encoding ADP-ribosylation factor-like protein 5B encodes MGLLISKIWSLFGNEEHKLVLVGLDNAGKTTILYQLLLGEAVHTRPTIGSNVEEVVWKNLRFVMWDLGGQQSLRSAWNTYYTNSEFVIMVVDSTDRQRLSISREELHRMLAHEELTKACLLVFANKQDVKGSMTAAEISEQLDLTSIKQHPWHIQACCALTGEGLHLGLEWIASRIKKK; translated from the exons ATGGGGCttcttatttcaaaaatttgGAGTTTATTCGGAAACGAAG AACACAAGCTTGTCTTAGTAGGACTTGATAATGCAGGAAAGACAACAATACTGTACCAGCTTCTTCTTGGGGAAGCCGTTCATACAAGACCAACTATTGGATCAAATGTTGAGGAAGTGGTCTGGAAGAATCTTCGTTTTGTCATGTGGGATCTCGGTGGGCAGCAGAGCTTAAGATCGGCTTGGAACACTTATTATACTAATAGCGAG TTCGTTATCATGGTGGTGGATTCTACAGATCGTCAGAGACTAAGCATCAGTCGAGAGGAATTGCATAGAATGCTAGCTCACGAAGAACTCACTAAAGCATGCCTCTTGGTATTTGCAAATAAACAG gATGTCAAAGGCTCAATGACTGCAGCGGAAATATCTGAACAGTTGGACTTGACATCCATAAAGCAACATCCGTGGCACATTCAGGCATGTTGTGCTCTTACAGGAGAGGG gTTGCATCTTGGCCTAGAATGGATTGCAAGTCGTATAAAGAAGAAATGA
- the LOC126978385 gene encoding alpha-mannosidase 2 isoform X2 → MRSLRLFRCRPFSKRCLALLLLLLAFGVYCYYYSVTPASYPKPSNNINSQEVTALSVSQRGGNRNKAKLDQCPVIRQSYAEIDTTSIFSLFDFQPSWLRTKEFWDRSFEDRYEKIKNDSRRPRLKVIVVPHSHNDPGWLKTFEQYFEWKTKNIINNIVTKLNQFPNMTFIWTEISFLNAWWERSHPVKQKALKRLVKEGRLEITTGGWVMPDEACTHIYALVDQFIEGHVWVKANLGVAPKIGWSIDPFGHGATVPYLLDKSGLEGAIIQRIHYAWKEWFAQHQIEEFLWMPTFDSETPTLLVHNQPFDIYSIKSTCGPHPAICISFDFRKIPGEYSEYTAKHEVITENNLQSKSKTLMEEYDRIGSLTTHNVVLVPLGDDFRYEYGIEFDAQYVNYMKMFNYINKHTELFDAEVSFGTPLDYFKAVKERLDSFPTLRGDFFVYSDIFSEGKPAYWSGYYTTRPYIKIVARQFEHHLRTAEILFTLASNFLRQSNKHMFESSERKLEKFYEQLITARRNLGLFQHHDAITGTSKASVMYDYGTKIFTSLYHCIRLQEAALTTLMIPDSNLHTQSVLQSELEWETYGKLPRKLLVSTIDKKKVIVFNSLAQKRTEVLTLRSNTSNVRVYDTSNKKYVPSQVTPNIQAHEDAKFSISDTNFDIVFVATVGPFSAVTYNLEEYTNHSQRCVVFCNNCTEDKSDPEKPNNFVIKKMMPGDIQLENKIMKLLVDRNTGFLRQVYRKDIRKKNIIDIQFGAYQSAQRHSGAYLFMPDYESPEKDVLSQYSKGNVMDEGNVVIVSGPVSTEITTIYLPFLVHTLRIFNVDDPALSHGIFVENIVDFENPPKNRETELFMRIQTNIQNGETPEFYTDQNGFQYQRRVKMDKLGIEANYYPITTMAWIQDDITRLTLITNHAQGAAAYEPGRLEVMLDRRTLYDDFRGVGEGVVDNKPTVFSNWLLLEPITSDRPKRETVSRKHKKKIKRNKPTKYELPSRTAEYLSRTLSYPVNAYVVDTSEVGDIEVKEQQGFLEEFPPGVHVLALRTITDEVLEQFPSSSCFMVLQRPGWSCDIEVPMAMPSANFTSKTKFKGLAVQSLSSVSLTGLKTYKNLTGLEEISLKPMEIKTYRIRF, encoded by the exons CCGAGTTGGCTTCGCACGAAGGAATTCTGGGACAGGTCATTTGAAGatcgttatgaaaaaattaaaaacgacAGTCGACGACCAAGGCTAAAG GTTATTGTGGTTCCACATTCTCACAATGATCCCGGCTGGCTCAAGACCTTCGAACAATACTTTGAATGGAAAACGAAGAACATTATAAACAACATAGTCACGAAACTCAATCAGTTCCCCAACATGACATTCATATGGACGGAAATATCGTTCCTGAACGCCTGGTGGGAGCGCTCGCATCCCGTAAAACAAAAG GCCCTCAAGAGACTGGTTAAGGAAGGTCGCTTAGAAATTACAACAGGCGGTTGGGTGATGCCTGATGAGGCTTGTACACATATCTATGCGCTTGTTGACCAATTTATTGAAG GTCACGTTTGGGTAAAAGCAAATCTTGGTGTTGCTCCTAAAATAGGGTGGTCTATTGATCCTTTCGGACACGGGGCTACAGTGCCGTACTTACTTGACAAAAGTGGTCTCGAAGGCGCCATTATACAAAGAATTCATTACGCATGGAAAGAGTGGTTCGCACAACATCAAATTGAGGAGTTTCTTTGGATGCCAACTTTTGACTCTGAAACCCCAACACTCTTAGTACACAACCAGCCCTTCGATATTTACTCTATAAAAAGCACATGTGGACCGCACCCCGCCATTTGTATCAGTTTCGACTTCAGAAAAATACCTGGAGAATACTCCGAATACACCGCGAAACACGAAGTCATAACGGAAAACAACCTCCAGAGCAAATCCAAAACACTGATGGAGGAATACGATCGCATTGGATCCCTAACGACTCATAATGTGGTACTCGTTCCTTTAGGAGATGACTTCAGATATGAATATGGCATCGAGTTTGATGCccagtatgttaactacatgaaaatgttcaattacataaataaacacACTGAGTTATTCGACGCGGAGGTTTCATTTGGAACACCCCTTGACTACTTTAAAGCTGTGAAAGAAAGACTCGACAGTTTCCCCACACTGAGAGGGGATTTCTTCGTCTACTCGGACATATTCAGCGAAGGCAAACCGGCCTATTGGTCCGGTTATTATACAACAAGGCCTTATATCAAAATTGTGGCACGACAATTTGAACATCACCTGAGAACCGCTGAAATATTATTCACTCTCGCATCAAATTTCTTACGACAATCGAACAAGCACATGTTTGAATCGTCTGAAAGGAAACTGGAAAAGTTTTACGAGCAATTGATAACGGCTCGTCGGAATTTGGGATTATTTCAACATCACGACGCCATCACCGGCACTTCAAAGGCAAGTGTTATGTATGACTATGGAACCAAGATATTTACAAGTCTGTATCACTGCATTCGTTTGCAAGAGGCCGCTTTGactaccctcatgattcctGATAGCAATTTACACACACAAAGTGTACTGCAAAGCGAATTAGAGTGGGAAACTTATGGAAAGCTGCCCAGAAAACTACTGGTGTCTACAATCGATAAGAAGAaggttattgtttttaattctcTCGCTCAAAAGCGCACCGAGGTTTTAACCTTGAGATCAAATACTTCTAATGTCCGCGTTTATGATACGTCGAATAAGAAATACGTTCCAAGCCAAGTGACACCGAACATACAGGCCCACGAAGACGCGAAATTCAGCATCAGTGACACCAATTTTGATATTGTATTCGTGGCTACCGTAGGACCATTCAGTGCTGTAACATATAATCTCGAGGAATACACAAATCATTCGCAACGTTGCGTGGTGTTTTGTAACAATTGTACCGAAGACAAATCAGACCCAGAAAAGCCTAACAACTTTGTAATAAAGAAAATGATGCCCGGCGACATTCAGctggaaaataaaattatgaaacttCTGGTTGATAGGAACACCGGCTTCTTGAGGCAAGTGTATCGAAAGGACATTCGCAAGAAGAACATTATTGATATCCAATTTGGCGCTTATCAAAGCGCACAAAGGCATTCAGgagcttatttatttatgccgGATTACGAGTCTCCAGAAAAAGACGTGTTGTCACAGTATAGTAAAGGAAACGTTATGGACGAAGGAAACGTGGTCATCGTTTCTGGGCCCGTTTCCACCGAAATCACAACCATCTACTTACCCTTCCTCGTTCACACGCTGAGGATCTTCAACGTAGATGACCCGGCGCTATCTCACGGTATATTCGTAGAAAACATTGTCGACTTCGAAAATCCTCCAAAGAACAGGGAGACTGAGTTATTTATGCGAATCCAAACCAATATTCAAAATGGCGaaacacctgaattctacacgGACCAAAATGGTTTCCAGTATCAAAGGAGAGTAAAAATGGATAAATTAGGTATAGAAGCTAATTACTACCCGATTACAACGATGGCATGGATACAGGATGATATAACTCGGCTCACGCTGATAACGAACCACGCACAAGGAGCGGCCGCCTATGAGCCAGGTCGGCTGGAAGTAATGTTGGATCGCAGAACACTCTATGATGACTTCCGAGGTGTCGGCGAAGGCGTCGTCGATAACAAACCAACTGTTTTTTCCAATTGGCTCCTACTTGAACCAATTACTAGCGATCGTCCTAAAAGGGAGACTGTATCACGCaaacataagaaaaaaattaagagaaaCAAACCGACCAAATACGAGCTACCCTCGCGCACTGCAGAATATTTAAGCAGAACCCTCAGTTATCCTGTGAACGCTTATGTGGTTGACACCAGCGAAGTTGGCGATATCGAGGTCAAGGAGCAGCAAGGGTTTCTTGAAGAGTTCCCGCCGGGAGTGCACGTGTTGGCTCTGCGAACGATCACAGATGAAGTGTTAGAACAGTTCCCCAGTAGTTCATGCTTCATGGTACTACAGAGGCCCGGCTGGAGCTGCGATATCGAAGTTCCAATGGCGATGCCTAGCGCGAACTTTACATCCAAAACAAAATTCAAGGGTCTTGCCGTACAAAGCTTGTCTTCAGTCAGTTTGACCGGTCTCAAGACTTACAAAAATCTAACCGGCTTAGAGGAAATATCTCTGAAACCGATGGAGATTAAGACATATCGTATTAGATTTTAG